A stretch of Fusarium poae strain DAOMC 252244 chromosome 2, whole genome shotgun sequence DNA encodes these proteins:
- a CDS encoding hypothetical protein (TransMembrane:1 (i9-29o)), whose product MTVPRSNRAVVLAAVVFITIFLGLAHFHLKTPSETAATNGNSNSNSNSGVDEPAPFIPEKEAAAAAPTFVPTVDEGIGGAPAVETVTEVVEVEPTPTPTPTPPSAAEAEAEAEHDHDHEHEHEHKVTPQKPDFDPEEAPSDPEELAAADAAGTPTPSPIAEEDPLPTPDELSEAPALPDTPSSELNLDAFTPEKWIRPAVKVNDPEYYPYGHWPSKLPSDKPIWNEPLGKKLCIVDLESRRFDKPGYLWSDEMTWNKSREVHGPSGGTLNHWVYSKIHGYQYYHIKINSYSDRRDSWKKPSVLAQVLKKHDVCVFIDSDALFNRLDLPLEWLMNYWSITPQNNSMALPFDPDTQHNRDRRGNLFLNTGFMIMQNKPKTYEIFKEWDDCANDGGRFPDCTEFRNRKGWQPTDQGGFGTFIRYAYDSEILSLPCTEANGFPESNSGCDGKFIKHVWIGKEDRLVQAVGAVFPGVLLETFHKQFLKESESFKTSEDELIAANGRPW is encoded by the exons ATGACCGTCCCAAGGTCAAACAGAGCGGTCGTTCTGGCCGCTGTGGTCTTTATCACCATATTTCTCGGTCTGGCCCATTTCCACCTAAAGACGCCCAGCGAAACAGCCGCCACAAacggcaacagcaacagcaacagcaataGCGGAGT CGACGAGCCTGCGCCTTTCATCCCCGAGAAAGAAGCCGCCGCTGCGGCCCCGACTTTTGTTCCCACTGTAGACGAAGGAATTGGCGGTGCACCCGCTGTCGAGACCGTCACCGAAGTCGTCGAGGTTGAGCcgacaccaacaccaacaccaacgccTCCCTCCGCGGCTGAAGCTGAGGCCGAGGCTGAGCACGATCACGACCACGAACATGAACATGAGCATAAAGTCACCCCTCAAAAGCCCGACTTTGATCCTGAAGAGGCTCCCAGCGACCCCGAGGAGCTCGCTGCCGCTGATGCAGCCGGTACTCCTACTCCTTCTCCCATCGCAGAGGAGGACCCTCTCCCAACGCCCGATGAACTCTCCGAAGCTCCCGCCCTACCTGATACCCCTTCTTCCGAACTCAACCTCGATGCCTTCACCCCCGAGAAATGGATCCGTCCCGCCGTAAAGGTCAACGATCCCGAATACTACCCCTACGGCCACTGGCCCTCAAAGCTCCCCTCCGACAAGCCTATCTGGAATGAGCCCCTGGGCAAGAAGCTCTGCATTGTCGATCTCGAGAGTCGTCGTTTCGATAAGCCTGGTTATCTCTGGTCGGACGAAATGACTTGGAACAAGAGCCGAGAGGTCCACGGCCCGTCTGGTGGCACATTGAACCACTGGGTCTACT CCAAGATCCACGGATACCAGTACTACCACATCAAGATCAACAGCTACTCCGACCGTCGCGATTCCTGGAAGAAGCCATCCGTCCTCGCCCAAGTCCTCAAGAAGCATGACGTCTGCGTCTTCATCGACTCTGACGCCCTCTTCAATCGCCTCGACCTCCCTCTCGAGTGGCTCATGAACTACTGGAGCATCACCCCCCAAAACAACTCCATGGCCCTGCCTTTCGACCCCGATACCCAGCACAACCGCGACCGAAGGGGCAACCTGTTCCTCAACACTGGCTTCATGATTATGCAGAACAAGCCCAAGACCTACGAAATTTTCAAGGAGTGGGATGACTGCGCTAATGATGGTGGTCGTTTCCCTGACTGCACCGAGTTCCGTAACCGTAAGGGTTGGCAGCCCACTGACCAGGGTGGTTTCGGCACCTTCATTCGCTACGCCTACGACTCCGAGATCCTCTCACTGCCCTGCACAGAGGCCAACGGCTTCCCCGAGAGCAACTCAGGTTGCGATGGCAAGTTCATCAAGCACGTCTGGATTGGCAAGGAGGATCGCCTTGTCCAGGCCGTCGGTGCTGTATTCCCCGGTGTCCTCCTCGAGACCTTCCATAAGCAGTTCCTCAAGGAGTCAGAGAGCTTCAAGACTTCCGAGGACGAGCTCATTGCTGCAAATGGACGTCCTTGGTAA